From the Manis pentadactyla isolate mManPen7 chromosome 7, mManPen7.hap1, whole genome shotgun sequence genome, one window contains:
- the CCDC136 gene encoding coiled-coil domain-containing protein 136 isoform X10, which produces MEDITSELQSLREEISLLEREKESELKEVEQELHLAQAEIQNLRQAAEDSATEHESDIASLQEDLCRAQSELEDMERIRGEYEMEITTLRAEMEMKSSDPSNSLSASDFSELQEELQQLQERYHFLNEEYQALQESNSSLTGQLADLESERTRRATEKWLESQTVRNMISAGSQTSEMDFLEPDPKTQLLRQQLLEAEEQMQDMQNKCKELCCELQELHQHRQASEEEQKQLQRELKCAQNEVLRFQTSHNVTENEELKSRLCALQQKYDTSQSEQSELLKVQLQLQTELQQLKVMRHPAVESQSEKESQCRLQKLQLQYQHIVCEKDKLLHVQQQLQDSLQYHKAEVQHLRDTVASLQDSSEKNAELHAQLQEMKWLYHSSKDELERQKHAYDQLEQDFLLCQQELKELKTTEPILEDKGKCANKCDTLLYRLTELQDKYKASQKEMGQLQVEQCELLENQRRKQEEQGQLQEELHRLSFPLPKSGLFRKSQELLTKLQDLWELQLLYQGMQEEQKKVIHNQESVLKEQSELHRELHLFKVSRFREVLENPEDSKSPKSSKCGQNKSKMIITQMQALQELYEASQTEQELLQQEQGRLLEERARLQADLQLCMEEMQLLQVQAPSMKVSLESYKRSYGSMATSSEKCHSSSCSSTGDESCHRSYGSGSSACEAQSSSSSGSDACCRSHGGSGGSDTCCRSHGNSSSTDDRPAEPEDMEHFEDTVAKVLCQLQGVQAEYQLSQEENGLLQERMGKLLGKQKLLKEELDTCEKEFKEFMRSLEKPVASQNDKNEIKELQAKLRELQLQYQASMDEQGQLLAVQEQLEGQLQCCQEELRQLREEKSVTKETKGETGNKNMNKNANGVKNKKVTKPSLDSQEDSCETGKSLEVVLYYKADSADLDGLTKEEIEEGKEDIKMGTKEECWDELASEPSDLPGMKSIEDQEGHGKSQDQDDKKEDNKDEDNSDSCPEASEENNPLKLSKNKKNMSGMWKPMVFLAIAAVALYVLPHMRLHETGVYLTE; this is translated from the exons GTGAGCTGCAGTCTCTGCGGGAGGAGATTTCTCTGTTAGAGCGTGAAAAAGAAAGTGAACTTAAGGAAGTAGAACAGGAGTTGCACTTGGCCCAGGCTGAGATCCAGAATCTGCGGCAAGCAGCAGAGGATTCTGCAACTGAACATGAGAGTGACATAGCATCCCTGCAGGAGGATCTCTGCCGGGCGCAGAGTGAACTCGAAGACATGGAGCGCATTCGGGGAGAGTATGAGATGGAGATCACCACCCTCCGTGCAGAGATGGAAATGAAGAGCTCTGACCCATCCAATAGTTTAAGTGCCTCAGATTTCTCTGAGTTGCAAG AAGAATTGCAGCAACTGCAGGAACGCTACCACTTCCTGAACGAGGAGTACCAGGCCCTGCAGGAGAGCAACAGCAGCCTCACAGGGCAGCTTGCAGATCTGGAGAGTGAGAG GACACGGAGAGCAACAGAAAAGTGGCTGGAGTCCCAAACAGTAAGGAATATGATATCAGCAGGGTCTCAGACTTCGGAAATGGATTTCCTAGAACCTGATCCTAAAACCCAGTTGTTGAGACAGCAGCTGCTGGAAGCTGAGGAGCAGATGCAGGACATGCAGAATAAG TGTAAGGAATTATGTTGTGAGTTGCAAGAGCTACATCAGCATCGCCAGGCCAGCGAGGAGGAGCAGAAGCAGCTGCAGAGGGAGCTCAAGTGTGCCCAGAATGAGGTGCTTCGGTTTCAGACTTCCCACAATGTCACTGAG AATGAGGAGTTGAAGTCCAGACTCTGTGCCCTGCAGCAGAAGTATGATACTAGCCAAAGTGAGCAGAGTGAGCTCTTGAAGGTCCAACTGCAACTTCAGACCGAGCTCCAGCAGCTCAAAGTCATGAGACACCCAGCTGTAGAGAGCCAGAGTGAAAAG GAGTCACAGTGCCGGCTACAGAAGCTGCAGCTCCAGTACCAGCACATCGTGTGTGAGAAGGATAAGCTGCTGCATGTGCAGCAGCAGCTGCAGGACAGCCTGCAGTACCACAAGGCCGAGGTGCAGCACCTCAGGGACACGGTGGCCTCCCTCCAGGACAGCAGTGAGAAG AATGCAGAGTTGCATGCCCAGCTCCAGGAGATGAAGTGGCTGTACCACAGCAGCAAGGATGAGCTGGAGCGGCAGAAGCACGCGTATGATCAACTTGAACAGGACTTCCTGCTTTGCCAGCAAGAGTTGAAGGAACTCAAGACCACTGAGCCCATCCTAGAGGACAAGGGAAAGTGTGCTAATAAG TGTGATACCCTGCTATACAGACTGACAGAATTGCAGGACAAGTACAAAGCCAGCCAGAAGGAGATGGGGCAGCTACAAGTGGAGCAGTGTGAGCTCCTGGAGAATCAGAGGAGGAAGCAGGAGGAGCAGGGCCAGCTGCAAGAAGAGCTGCACAGGCTCTCGTTCCCACTACCCAAGTCTGGGCTCTTCCGTAAG AGTCAGGAGCTTCTGACAAAGTTACAGGATCTCTGGGAACTACAGCTACTCTACCAAGGAATGCAAGAGGAGCAGAAAAAAGTGATACACAATCAAGAAAGCGTATTAAAAGAACAATCAGAGCTGCACAGAGAGCTGCACCTTTTCAAAGTATCTCGTTTCCGAGAAGTGTTGGAGAATCCTGAGGATTCCAAATCACCTAAGTCTTCAAAATGTGGTCAAAATAAG TCCAAGATGATCATCACCCAGATGCAGGCCCTACAGGAGCTGTACGAGGCCAGCCAGACTGAGCAGGAGCTGTTGCAGCAGGAGCAGGGGCGGCTCCTCGAGGAGCGGGCGAGGCTGCAGGCCGACTTGCAGCTCTGCATGGAAGAAATGCAGCTGCTCCAGGTCCAGGCCCCTTCTATGAAAGTGAGCCTTGAGTCCTACAAGAGGTCCTATGGTAGCATGGCCACCAGCAGTGAGAAGTGTCACAGTAGTTCCTGTAGCAGCACTGGTGATGAGAGCTGCCACAGGAGCTATGGCAGTGGCAGCAGTGCCTGCGAGGcccagagcagcagcagcagcggctCTGACGCCTGTTGCAGGAGTCATGGTGGCAGCGGCGGCTCTGACACCTGTTGCAGGAGCCATGGCAACAGCAGCAGCACTGACGACAGACCTGCTGAGCCTGAAGACATGGAG CACTTTGAAGACACAGTGGCCAAGGTGCTGTGCCAGCTGCAGGGAGTGCAGGCCGAGTACCAGCTCAGCCAGGAGGAGAATGGGCTGCTGCAGGAGCGCATGGGAAAGCTTCTGGGCAAGCAGAAGTTGCTGAAGGAAGAATTGGACACGTGCGAAAAGGAATTCAAGGAGTTCATGAGAAGCCTTGAGAAGCCTGTTGCCTCCCAAAATGACAAGAATGAG ATCAAAGAGCTGCAGGCCAAGCTGCGGGAGCTGCAGCTGCAATATCAGGCCAGCATGGACGAGCAGGGGCAGCTTCTGGCAGTGCAGGAGCAGCTGGAGGGGCAGCTTCAGTGCTGCCAGGAGGAGCTTCGCCAGCTCCGGGAAGAGAAGTCTGTCACCAAAGAAACCAAAGGAGAGACTGGCAATAAGAATATGAACAAGAATGCTAAtggggttaaaaataaaaaggtgacCAAGCCAAGCCTGGACAGTCAGGAAGACAGTTGTGAGACTGGAAAG AGTCTGGAGGTGGTATTGTACTACAAGGCTGACTCTGCGGACTTAGATGGTCTAACAAAAGAGGAAattgaggaaggaaaggaggacatCAAAATGGGAACAAAGGAGGAGTGCTGGGATGAACTAGCTTCTGAGCCATCAGACCTGCCAGGGATGAAGTCCATAGAAGATCAGGAGGGACATGGGAAGTCCCAAGACCAGGACGACAAGAAAGAAGACAACAAAGATGAGGATAACAGTGACTCTTGTCCTGAAGCTTCAGAGGAAAACAACCCCCTCAAACTTTctaagaacaaaaag